The genomic window CAAGCTGCTGCCTACCTTTGTGAAGCAGGAAGACTAATACAAAGTGAATCCAGTAGAACTTTTTATTGCCTACCTGGTATGGGTGACAACAATAGCTGAATAAACTTTTGGCTCTCAAAGGCCAACATAGTGCAACATTCATGAAATTAGAACATGTATAATAGAAGTGAACAGTGCAACAGTGCAACAGTAAGAAAGTAAAATACATTaaaattacattacattaaaattttatttttatttatttttgcacagtgtggagcattgaccctttaacatttcacttcaatttattgtatgtgacaaataaaaacacttgaacttgaacttgaacttgaaataCATTACAAACTCTTAAAAACCCTGTTTTTGAGTATTGGCTCTCAAATGCCAAAATAGTGCAACTTTCATAAAATTATAACATAATACTAGTGTATAAAACTAGTGCAAGAGTAAGAAGTAGAACGTTAAATTGtattaaaataagaaataatatacatatGAGGTACATTTGAGAGATAGCTGCATTAATTTAACGTATCTGAGGTAAGAACAAATAGCATTAATCAGTGACAGATCTGTCACACAACGCCTAGTAGTGTTTACTCTTGTTTACTTTTGAGGATTCAAGTCTTTGGGGTTCAAGCTCAGGCACATTGGCAGATTTTTCTTGAGGAAGATTAGTGTTTCTACATGATCTCCTGACAGCCTATTCCTCTTCTCATCAAGTATGTTAGAAGCTCTGCTGAAAAGCCTCTCACTATCTACGCTGGTGGAGGGAGCGGGGAGAAACTTTGCAGCTGTAGTAGCCAGGGAGGGGAACCGTTCTTTATTCTTTCCCCAGTACTCGAATGGGCTCTCTGTGCGGTGGATTGTTTTCTCAGCCAGATATGTGTCTATCTGCACCTGTGTAACTGTGCTGCTGGCCCCACCTTGTTCAGCAGCATGCTCTTGCAGGAATTCCTCATACAGCCCCTTAAAGCAGCTGCTTGTGTTGGGCTCTGTTGTCATCCGTGGGGTCTTACTGGCTGGGTCTGCTGCCTCTGTGGTGGTTGTCTGCAGTGATGACTCCTCATTTTTCTCCACCTCTTGGGTCAGTGCACTTCTTGCAAGCTTGCTGCTCTCTGCACTTGTGAAGTATCTGCAGTAACAAAGTAAACAGAATGGCATAATATAGCTGTTAGCTCATATATGCTGTTATTTAGCACTGCATTTAattacacactaacacaagATGTTTAAACTTTACATTATACAGCTCACAATTAAAGTAACATACCTGTCTTTGTAACGTGGGTCCAATATGGTTGAAACAGAGTACAAGGGCTCCGCCTCAACGGTCTGGAATCTTGTG from Gadus morhua chromosome 17, gadMor3.0, whole genome shotgun sequence includes these protein-coding regions:
- the LOC115529716 gene encoding zinc finger BED domain-containing protein 4-like, coding for MKKAMRDLGVSSLGCFSHMIQLVVHDGLLSQRSVSDALASGRKIIGHFKHSPLATSRLETVKTGLGMPVKRLIQDVPTRWNSTFYMTASLLEQKSAISLYAADHQLPATLTASDWTLLEKINTLLAPFEEIPKQISFATSTTSEVIPSVIVLKRLLAKQTTEDSGIKTMKATLLAAMGTRFQTVEAEPLYSVSTILDPRYKDRYFTSAESSKLARSALTQEVEKNEESSLQTTTTEAADPASKTPRMTTEPNTSSCFKGLYEEFLQEHAAEQGGASSTVTQVQIDTYLAEKTIHRTESPFEYWGKNKERFPSLATTAAKFLPAPSTSVDSERLFSRASNILDEKRNRLSGDHVETLIFLKKNLPMCLSLNPKDLNPQK